The window GCGGTCCCCGCCGCCGCACCGGTACTGATGACGGGCAGTGTCTTCCGCATGATGTCCCCTCCTTCTGGGGTCGTTCGGGCGGTGTTGACGTCCGGACTCAGGCGGTTCTCCCGGCCGCGAGGGACTCCAGCTGGAGCAGGTAGAGGGCCAGCGGCTGGAGTCGGCTGACACGCTGCGGCGCCCCCGGGCCGCGGCCCGCGGCCAGCAGCTGTTGCAGGATCCGGTCGCGGCTGGACCACCAGTCCCGTTCGCTGTGCAGGGTGTGGCCGAGCAGCCGGGTGAGGTACGCCAGCCGGTGTCCGACCAGGACCAGCCCGTGGCGCTGCGGAACGGCCGAGGCGAAGCCCAGGCCGGCGTGTTCCGGGAACGCCTTGTGCAGCGCCTGGTCGTGGAAGGTGCCGTCGATCAGGAAGTGGTGCGGCACCGAGGCGAGGTGGTCGACGAGCGCGTGGTCGAGGTAGGGGGTGTGGATCACCGCGTGGTCGTCGCCCAGCGTGAAGGGGGCGAGGGCGATGGACCGCCGGGTCCGGTTCCAGAAGAAGAACGAGCCGAGCGGGAAGGCGGCGTCGGCGTGCCGGGCCAGTTCTCGCACGAGCCGGGCGCGGGCCCTTTCCCGGCTCCACAGGATGTGGGTCCGGGGGCCCAGGAGGTGCTCGACGTGTGCTCCGGTGCGGCCGGCGGCCAGCAGCCGGTCCGCGAGCCCCGGCAGGTCCGTCACGTCGTACGGGTTCTTCCTGATCAGCGCGATGCTGGGGTTCTGCGCGAGCTCGCCACCGCCGATCCCGTCGTACCAGAGCCCGCTGTGGCGGCGCAGGAAGGCCAGCAGGGACAGGGCCCAGGCGCCGTCCAGGGTGCCCATGCCCTGTGCCGGGTTGGCGGTGCGTTCCGCGCGGAACTGCGAGCGCGGCCGGGCGACGGTGTGGTGCGGCAGGCCGAGGCGTCCGGCGAGGTGGGCGGCGACGCGGGCGTCGGCACCCGGGTCGGGCGGGAACTTGGCGCCGCTGACGCACAGCCGCGGCGGGGCGCCCTGACGGCAGAGCTCCAGCAGGATGTGCCGGGAGTCCCGGCCACCGCTCAGCGGAAGGACGTGCGGCTCCGCGGGCAGCCGACGGGCCACGGCGGCGCGGAACAACTCGACGAAGCCGTCCACGGCATCGGCCCGGGTGAGGGCCGCGGGACCCGGCACGGGGAGCGCGGGCGAACGGATGCCGGGCCCGTCGGGCGTCCAGGTCAGCGTGGCGGCGGGGGGCAGCGCGCGGATCGCGGCGAAGGCGGTGTCCTCACCGAGGAAGAAGCCCAGCCGGATGAAGACGGCCAGTGCGTCGTCGTCGAGTTCGGCGCTCTCGCCGGACAGGAGCAGGGCAAGAGGATCGGGGGAGAGCGTCAGGGAGCCGGGGTCGGCGCGGTAGTACAGCGGGTGCATGCCGTACCGGTCGTTGCGGACGAGGAGGCGTTCGCCGTCCCACTCCCAGGCGGCGAAGACGCCCTCGGGCGGCGGCCCCTCGGCCAGGGGATCCCCGCCGAGGGCGTGTCCGAGCCGTGCCTCCTTGTCGCCCTCGGCCCGGACCCCGTCGGGCGTGGCGACGAGCCGGATGCAGGGTTTCACCGGTCGTCCAGCAGGGGCCGTACGGCGGCCCCGATCCGGCGGGCCACCGCCTCCTGGTCGAGCACGGACTCGGCGAAGCCGATCGCGGCCTTCTTGTGCTCCTCGATCGCCGACGGGTGGGTCAGCCAGTCGTCGACGGTGTGGAACAGTTCGTCGGGCGCGGCACAGGCCCGGCCGAGATGGTTCTCGTGGATCAGCCCCGGCACCCATCGCTCCATCGGTAGCCCCGACTCCAGCATGAGCACCGGAATCCCGAAGTAGGCCGCCTCGAGCGTGGTGTTGGGGCCCGCCTTCGAGACGAGCAGCCCGTACGGCGACCTGGACGCGCGGTCGATGTAGTCGAAGTACTCGGCCTGGGTGAGCCGGCTGTGGAACCGCCAGTGCGTGAGCCGCCGGGCGCCGGCGGCGGCGCGGCGGGCGAGATCGGGATCGTCGTAGCCGACGAACACCAGGTCGGTGTCCGGATGGTGTGCGGCGATGTGGTGCACCAGCTCCAGGTAGACATCTCCGCCGCGGTTGCAGAAGACGATCAGCCGGGGGCGGCCGGAGTCGGCGTCCCCGCCCCAGGGGCCGGCCGCTGGAGCGGCGGACTCGCTGGTCATGAAGTCGCGCAGATCGTGCTGGGCGACCAGCGGTCCCACCACCTGCACCCGGTCCGGATCGCCGCCCGTCTGCGCGAGGAGGTGGTCCTTCGCCCAGGAGAAACCCACCAGCGTCAGGTCGGGATGCGGACTTCGGTGCAGCGGCAGCTGGAGGAGCCCCGGGTTGGTGACATGGCTGACCACCCGGGTGTGCAGTCCCGCCAGCCGTACGGCGGCCACGCACAGCCGTGCCACGAAGCCCTTCGTGCCGACCACCACGTCCGGCGCGGTGGAGCGCAAGTGCTTGGTGAGCGGCGCCAGTTCGGTGATCTGCTGCGAGGTGGGGTCGGTCTCGAAACCGGAGGGGAAACGTTCCTGGAGACGGGCCATCAGGGCCATGTAGCGCTGGGTGCGGACGGTCGCGTCCGGGCTTTCCAGCGAGATCGTGCGGATCTCGGCACCGGCCTCGCCGAGCCAGGGGAGTATCGGTTCTGCTTCCAGCAGGGTCACTTCCGCGTCGACGGCGCCGCGCAGCACCCGGGAGAACCGGGTGGCGGCGAGGTAGTTGCCGAACTCCCCCCAGGTCCGGGGCGACAGCACCTGTATGTGCGGACGGTCAGGGCGCACGGTGGGGCTCCTCGGTGAGGTCGAGGCATGCAGGGGACGGGGTGTGCGTGGGCAGTGCCTGGTACCAGAGCTGGTAGGTCAGGAGTGCCCACAACTTGCGCGAGGTGTCGCGGCGGCCACTGAGGTGGTCGTCGGTCAGCAGCCGCACGGCACGGGCGTCGAACAGCCCCCCGCGGTCCAGCGCGGATGCGGAGAGGGTGTCAAGGAGCAGGGGGCGCAACTCATTCCGCAGCAGGGCGGCCAGCGGGGCGCGGAAGCCGAGCTTGGTGCGCCGCACGATGTCCGTCGGCAGCCAGTCGGCAGCGACCCGGCGCAACAGGTACTTGCCGGTGAAGCGGCGCAGTTTCAGCGCGGTGGGCAGTGCGTTGCCGTACTCGACGAGGTCCAGGTCGAGGAAGGGGGAGCGCAGTTCGAGGGCGCTGCGCATACCGCCGCGGTCGGTCTTGGTGAGGATCACGTCGCGCAGGAAGTGGGCGACGACGGCGAGTTGGCTGCGCTGCACGCCGGTGAGGCCCGGCTGGCCGTCCAGGAGCCGGGACACCTCGGCGAAGGGGTCGTGCCCGGCCAGGGCCGCGTGGGCGTCCGGGCGCAGCAGGCCGGGCAGTTCGGCCGGGCCGAAGGGGGCAGTGGACAGGTAGAAGCGGTGCTCGGGTGCCGCGCGCAGCCCGCGCGCCAGCAGGCCGAGGGCCGCGGCGGCGGGCAGATTGCCGGACCGGGCGGGCAGCTTGCGGACGAGGGTTCGCACCAGGGCTTCCAGCCGGGGAGCCGGCATCAGCCGCAGCAGGATCTCGATCGCCCGCTCGGCCTGGAAGTACCGGTAGCCGAGGAGCAGTTCGTCGGCGCCGTCCCCGGTGAGCACCCCGCGGACGTGCTGCCGAGCCGTCCGGCAGACGATGCGGGTGGGCAGCAGGGAGGGGTCGGCGAGGGGTTCGTCGGCCCGGGCGTACTCCGACTCCACCACGTCGGCGAGTTCGCGTCCGCCGATACGGACGACGTGATGCTCGGTACCGAGGTGCCGGGCGACCGAGCGGGCGTGGGCGCTCTCGTCGAAGTCGGGCTGCTCGAATCCCGCGCTGAAGGTCAACACCGGTCGCTGCGGGGAGAGTTGCTGGGCGACGGCGGCCACCGCGCTGGAGTCGAGGCCCCCGCTCAGCAGCACCCCGAGCCGGCTCTCCGTGCTCATGACCCGGCGGGCGACCGCGGCCCGGAACAGCTCCTCGAAGCGTGCGGCGGCCTCCCGCCCGCCCGGAGTCCCAGCGCCCGTCGCCAACCGCGGCCGCCAGAACTCCACTTCGCGCAGCCGGCCGCCGGAGTGCTCCAGGTAGCTGCCGGGGCGGACCTTGTGCACGTCCGTCACTGCCGATCCGGGCGCGCAGAACGCCTGGAGCGTCAGATAGCCGGCGAGGGCCCGGATGTCCGGGGTGCACGGCGCGTCGGGATGGCGCAGCAGCGCGGTGAGCTCGGAGGCGAAGGCGATCCCGCCGGGGACAGGCGTGTAGTAGAGCGGCTTCTTGCCCATCGGGTCGCGGGCCAGCACGGTCGTCGCGGTGCGCGCATCGTGCAGCACGAAGGCGTACATGCCGCGCACCCGCTCCAGTACCTTCATGCCCTGCCGCTCGTACAGCTCCACGAGCACCTCGGTGTCGCCGGCCGTGCGCAACCGGACCCCTGCGGCCCGCAGTTCGCGGCGGAGCTCCTCGTGGTTGTAGATCTCCCCGTTGAGGACGAGCGCGGTGGCACCGCTCGCGGAGACGAACGGCTGCCGGCCCCGGACGGGGTCGACGAAGGTCAGGGCACAGTGCGCGAAGGTCACGCCCCGGTGGTGGCACCAGTTGCTGCCGTCGGGGCCGCGGTGGGCCACCGCGGCCAGCATCCGGTCCGCCGTGGCGCGGGCGGCCTCCTGGCCACCGCTGAGGTCGCTGAATCCCACGAAGCCGCACATGCCGCCTACGACCGGTGGGTGGGGGCCATCTGGGCGGACGAGGCGGTTTCGTGCGGCGGGGTCCGGGCGAGCGACTGCCTGACCCACTCGATCTGGGTGGCCAGCCCGGCGCGCAGATCCGTCCGTGCGGTGAAGCCGAGGCGGTGCCGCGCCCGCCCGACGTCGGCCGTCGTGGCCCGTACGTCGCCGATGCGCGCCGGACCGTACCGCGCCTCGGGCGTCCTGCCCGTCAACTCGCCGGTCAGGGCCAGGACTTCGTTCATCGACGCGACACGTCCCGTGCCAATGTTCAGGACGTTGCTGCCCTTGTCGGCTGTCGTCGCGGCGAGCATCAGCGCGCGCACGATGTCCGACACGTGGACGAAGTCGCGGATCTGGGTGCCGTCGCCGTAGACCTCGATCGGTTTGCTCTCCAGGGTGGCGCGGATGACCCGACCGATGAACATGTCCGGGCGCTGGCCGGGGCCGTAGACGGTGAAGAACCGCAGGGCGCTCACCGACAGGTCGGCGTCGCGGCGGGCCGCGAAGGCGAGGGCGAGCCGTTCCGCGGCGAGTTTGGTGACCCCGTAGGGGGACAGCGGGCGAGGGAGGTCGTCCTCGCTCATGGTGCCCTCCGCGCCGCCGTACACGCTTGAGGACGAGGCCATGACCACGCGAGGCACGTTGGCCCGGACACAGGCGTCCATGAGGCGTTGGGTGGCCAATACGTTGCAGTGGAGATACTCCGGGAATTGTGTCCAGGACGGGCGCACACCCGGCAATGCAGCTAAGTGGAAGACCGTGGCGGCATTTTCCAGACAGGCCGACAGATCCGCGGAGACGAGGTCGGCACGGATCGCGTGGAGGGATCCCAGCTCGGCGGACGGCGGGATTTCACCGGTGGCCCAACTGGATTTCCGGTCGATGCCCACCACGTTTGTGCCGCTGCGCCGCAATGCCTCGACGAGATGGGATCCGATGAAACCCGCGGCACCGGTGACCACTGCTTTTCCCGCGGATTCGACCCCGTTGTGCACGTCAGCCGACATTGAGAATCCCCCTTGGTTCCGTTGACATCCGGTCGTTCAAGGCGGTGCTCCGTGCTGGTGCTGTCTCCGGACGTCGGTCCAATTGCGGGTGCGCGAACTCGGCCGACCCGGACGTACGCGGGTGCCGGCAGAACATGGCCGAGAATGGGTAGTACGCACGACGGCGTGCAAGGCGAATTGCCCAGAAGACCCGTGGAGTCTAACAGCGAGATGAATCGGCGGCAACGGCGTCCAGGACGGCGTTAACCGACATTAAGCGGCGGATCACATTCCGCATGTGGGCGGCTCATTCCCGGCCCCGGCGCAGCGACGCCCTATGGCGAGTTCACCGATGTGCGCGTCATTCCCAACGCCCGGGAACGGACTTTATGCTGAGGCCTTCCGCCGCCCGGCACTCGGAGAGGAACGCGTTGGCAGGCAGTCCGTTACGGCAGCTCTCCGTACTGTTCCGCTATCTGCGCGGGGAACGGCCGTCCGTCCTCCTCCTCGCGGTGCTCGTCCCGCTGGGCATCGGGCTCCAGCTGGTGGCACCCCAGATGCTGCGCCGGTTCATCGACCACACGCTGTCCCGGAGCCCCTCCGACCTGCTGCTCGCGGTCGCCGCCTGGTACCTGGCGGCGGCCCTCGGGCTGCTCGTGGTGACCATCGGCTGCGACGCCGTGGCCGCGCGGCTCGCCTGGCGCACCACCAACCGGCTGCGCGCCGACCTGGTGACCCACTGTCTGCGCCGGCCCTCCCGCTTCTACCAGCGGTACCCGCCCGGCGAACTCGTCGATCGCGTCGACGGCGACGTCACCAGACTCGCCGCGGTGATGTCCGCGCTGGTCCTGGAAGTTCTCGCCCAGATGCTGCTGGTCGTCGGAATCCTCGGCGCACTCTTCCAGCTCGACTGGCGACTGGCCCTGGTCTTCGCGCCGTTCGCCCTGGGAACCCTCCTGCTACTGCGCCGACTTGTGGGGAAGGCCATGCCCTTCGTCGCCGCCCGGCAGACCGCGTCCGCGGAACTCCTGGGCTTCCTGGAGGAACGCCTCGCAGGCGCCGAGGACCTGAGAACCAACGGAGCCTCCGCCCACACCCTGCGGGCCCTGGAAACCCGGCAGGCCGACCTGTACCGGAAGGCGCGCCGCGCGGCGCGGGTCTCCGTGCGCTGGCCCGCCACGGTCCAGGGACTGTCCACCGCCAGCGTGGTCCTCGCCCTGGCCGTCAGCGTGTGGCTGCACGGCCGCGGACAGCTCTCCACCGGCACGGCCTTCGCCTGTCTGTCGTACGCCATGCTGCTGCGCCGCCCGCTGCTGGCCGTCACCACCCGCTTCCACGACCTGGAAGGGGCCGCGGTCAGCGTGCAGCGCCTCCAGGAACTGCTGCGCCAGGAGGACGACGTCGGGCGCACCCGCTCCCGCCACCTGCCCGCGGGCCCCCTGGGCGCCCGACTCGACCGCGTGTCCTTCTGGTACGACCCCGGTGAACCGGTGCTGCGTGACGTCTCCTTCCGGCTGCGGCCCGGGGAACGGCTCGGCATCGTCGGCCGTACCGGAAGCGGCAAATCGACCGTCGTACGGCTGCTGTTCGGACTGCACCACCCTGTGAGCGGCGGCGTCAGCGTCGGCGGCCAGGACGTGGCCGGACTCGACACCCGGGCACTGCGCAGCAGGGTCGCCCTGGTCACCCAGGAGGTGCAGGTCTTCCACGCCACGCTCCGCGACAACCTCACCTTCTTCGACCACCGCGTCGACGATCGCCGGGTGTGCGCCGCGCTGGACTTGGCCGGGCTCACCGACTGGTGGCGCGAACTGCCCGACGGTCTGGACACCGTGCTGGGCACAGGAGCGCGAGGGATGTCCGCGGGGGAGGAGCAACTTCTCGCGCTGGCCCGGGTGTTCCTGCGGGACCCGGCCGTGGTCCTGATGGACGAGCCGACGGCCCGGCTGGACCCGCACACCGAGCGGCTGCTCATGCCCGCGATGGAGCGGCTGCTTGAAGGGCGGACCGCCGTCGTTGTCCAGCACCGGCCGCACGCGCTGCGCCACGTGGACCGCATTCTCGTCCTCGACGCGGGGACGGTGGTCGAGCACGGGGAGCAGACCGTGCTCGCCGCCGACCCGACCTCGCGCTTCCACGAACTGCTACGCGCCGGCTGACGGGGCGGGAGGGTGGCCGACATCGACGCACGGGGCACGTTCCGGCGGCTCGGGGCCGTGCTGCGCGGTTCGGCGGGCGCTTACTGGTCGCTGACCGGGCTGTGGGTGCTGTTGAGGGCCGGGACGCTGGCGGTGGGGCTGCTGTTCCAGCGGCTGTTCGACCAGATCGGCGCCGGCGGCGGGGTCTGGCTGCTCATCGCCTGGGTGGCCGCGATCGAGGGGGCACGGCTGTGCCTGCAGTTCGGCGTGATGATCAACCGGCTGGAGCCACGGGTCCAGTACGGTACGACGGCCCGGCTGCGGCGGGAACTGCTGGGCTCCGCCCTGCGCGGACGGGGAGCCGCGGCCCGTACCACCCCGGGGGAGGGGCTGCGGGTGGTGGGCGAGGACGTCGACGAGACAGGCTTCTTCGTGGCCTGGGCGCCCACCAACCTCGCGCACTGGCTGTTCGTCTTCGCCTCCGTCACCGTCATGATGCGGATCGACGCGGTGGTCACGAGCGCGCTGCTGGCACTGCTGGTCCTGGTCGCGGTGGTCACGGCGGCGGTCCACGGCCGCTTCCTCCGCTACCGGCGCGCCACCCGTAGCGCGTCGGCCGAGGTCGCGGGCGCCCTGCGGGAAGCGGTCGGGGCAGTGAAGGCGGTGCAGGCGGCCGCCGCCGAGGACCATGTGGCGGCGCACATCGACCGGTTGAACGCCGCCCGGGCGAAGGCGGCGGTGCGCGAGGAACTGTTCGCGGGCGTGCAGCGGACCGTGATCGGTAACGCGGCACCCCTCGGAATCGGCGTCGTACTGCTGCTGACGGCGGGGCGGGCACACAACGGGACGTTCAGCGTCGGGGACCTGGCGCTGTTCACCTTCTATCTGCAGATCCTCGCCGAGGCGCTGGCCTCGATCGGGATCCTCTCGGTGCGACTGCAGAGGGTCTCGGTGGCGCTCGGCCGGATCGCGGACTTCCTCGGGAGAGGACCCCGGACGCCGGCTGAGGAACCGGCGCCTGTGCCTGAACGGGCGCCCGAGCTAAGGGAGTTGACCGTCCGCGGGCTGACCGCACGGCACCCCGGCTCGGAGCGCGGTATCGAGGACGTCGACCTGACCGTCGTACGCCACTCCGTCACCGTGGTCACCGGCGGCGTCGGTTCGGGCAAGTCGACGCTCATACGGGCCGTCCTGGGACTGCTGCCGCACGAGCGCGGCACCGTGCTGTGGAACGGGGAACCGATCGCCGATCCCGCGAACTTCCTGGTGCCTCCGCGCTGCGGCTACACCCCCCAGGACCCGCGCCTGTTCAGCGGATCGCTGCGCGACAACGTCCTGCTGGGCCTTGGCGACGACGGGAGGATCTTCGAGGACGTCGCGCACACCGCGGTCCTGGCGCCCGACGTGGCGGCCATGCAGGACGGTGCCGACACCGTCGTGGGCCCGCGGGGCCTCAGGCTGTCCGGCGGCCAGCTCCAGCGGACGGCGATCGCCCGGATGCTGGCCCGACGCCCCGAACTCCTGGTCCTGGACGACGTGTCCAGCGCCCTGGACCCCGCGACCGAGCAACTCCTGTGGAGCCGGCTGCTGGACGGCTCGGTCACCGTCCTCGCGGTGTCGCACCGGCCCGCGCTGCTGCGCGCGGCGGCCCGGGTGGTGGTCCTGAAGGACGGGCGCGTGGACGCGGCGGGGACCTGGGAGGAGGTGCTGGCCGAGTCCGCGGAGATGCGCCGCATGTCTTCGCAGGCGGACTAGGCGTGTCGACCGTCGACGACGTCTCCGGACAACTCACCGACGTCTCCGGACCACACACCTGGTCCGGTCCGGCGGATCACACAAGCGTCGCGGGGCCCGGCACGCCTACGGTGCGGCCACCGGGGTGTCTCCGCGCGACGCGCCGAGTTCGGTCCAGATCCCGTCCAGCCAGTCGACGAACCGGCGGACGTCGACCGCCTCGTGAACGGCGGAGGGGGCGACCCGGAGGATCTCCTCGCCCGTCGGCACGCTCGGCGCGTTGATGGCCTGAACATAGGCGCCGTGCCGCTCCAGCAGCAGCGCCGACATCGTCTTGCAGAGGCGGTCCTCGCCGACGAGGACCGATACGATGTGGGTCTGATCGGACAGGAAGGGAATGCCCCTGTCCCGCAACAGGCCGTGCATCAGGGCGGCGTTGGCCGTGAGCCGCTCGCGTTCCCGCGTGGAGCCGCGCAGATGCCGTACGGCGGCGAGCGCGCCGGCCGCCACCGCGGGCGGCAGTGCCGTGGTGAAGATGAACGAGCGGGCGAAGGTACGGACCGCGTCCATCAGGACGAGGGGCCCGGCGACATAGCCGCCAGTCATCCCGAAGCCCTTGGCCAGCGTCCCCATGACCACGGTGAACGCGGGGGCGAGGCCCTCCTGCGCCGCGATGCCGGCGCCCTCGGGACCGTACATGCCGACGGCGTGCACCTCGTCCACGAACGTCACCGCCCCGTACCGCTTGGCGATGTCGGCGATCTCCGCGAGTGGCGCGATGTCACCGCGCATCGAGTGCACGGACTCCGTCACGACGAGTTTGGGCCGCTGCGGATCCACACCGGACAGCAGTTTCTCGAGATGCGCGCAGTCGTTGTGCCGGTAGATGAGCTTTTCGGCGCCGCTGTGCCGCAAACCGTCGATGATGGACGCGTGGTTCAACTGGTCGGAGAACACGGCACAGTCATCGATGCGGCCGGCGAGCACGG of the Streptomyces aurantiacus genome contains:
- a CDS encoding Moenomycin biosynthesis protein MoeGT1, with the translated sequence MRPDRPHIQVLSPRTWGEFGNYLAATRFSRVLRGAVDAEVTLLEAEPILPWLGEAGAEIRTISLESPDATVRTQRYMALMARLQERFPSGFETDPTSQQITELAPLTKHLRSTAPDVVVGTKGFVARLCVAAVRLAGLHTRVVSHVTNPGLLQLPLHRSPHPDLTLVGFSWAKDHLLAQTGGDPDRVQVVGPLVAQHDLRDFMTSESAAPAAGPWGGDADSGRPRLIVFCNRGGDVYLELVHHIAAHHPDTDLVFVGYDDPDLARRAAAGARRLTHWRFHSRLTQAEYFDYIDRASRSPYGLLVSKAGPNTTLEAAYFGIPVLMLESGLPMERWVPGLIHENHLGRACAAPDELFHTVDDWLTHPSAIEEHKKAAIGFAESVLDQEAVARRIGAAVRPLLDDR
- a CDS encoding asparagine synthase family protein codes for the protein MKPCIRLVATPDGVRAEGDKEARLGHALGGDPLAEGPPPEGVFAAWEWDGERLLVRNDRYGMHPLYYRADPGSLTLSPDPLALLLSGESAELDDDALAVFIRLGFFLGEDTAFAAIRALPPAATLTWTPDGPGIRSPALPVPGPAALTRADAVDGFVELFRAAVARRLPAEPHVLPLSGGRDSRHILLELCRQGAPPRLCVSGAKFPPDPGADARVAAHLAGRLGLPHHTVARPRSQFRAERTANPAQGMGTLDGAWALSLLAFLRRHSGLWYDGIGGGELAQNPSIALIRKNPYDVTDLPGLADRLLAAGRTGAHVEHLLGPRTHILWSRERARARLVRELARHADAAFPLGSFFFWNRTRRSIALAPFTLGDDHAVIHTPYLDHALVDHLASVPHHFLIDGTFHDQALHKAFPEHAGLGFASAVPQRHGLVLVGHRLAYLTRLLGHTLHSERDWWSSRDRILQQLLAAGRGPGAPQRVSRLQPLALYLLQLESLAAGRTA
- a CDS encoding ATP-binding cassette domain-containing protein, whose protein sequence is MADIDARGTFRRLGAVLRGSAGAYWSLTGLWVLLRAGTLAVGLLFQRLFDQIGAGGGVWLLIAWVAAIEGARLCLQFGVMINRLEPRVQYGTTARLRRELLGSALRGRGAAARTTPGEGLRVVGEDVDETGFFVAWAPTNLAHWLFVFASVTVMMRIDAVVTSALLALLVLVAVVTAAVHGRFLRYRRATRSASAEVAGALREAVGAVKAVQAAAAEDHVAAHIDRLNAARAKAAVREELFAGVQRTVIGNAAPLGIGVVLLLTAGRAHNGTFSVGDLALFTFYLQILAEALASIGILSVRLQRVSVALGRIADFLGRGPRTPAEEPAPVPERAPELRELTVRGLTARHPGSERGIEDVDLTVVRHSVTVVTGGVGSGKSTLIRAVLGLLPHERGTVLWNGEPIADPANFLVPPRCGYTPQDPRLFSGSLRDNVLLGLGDDGRIFEDVAHTAVLAPDVAAMQDGADTVVGPRGLRLSGGQLQRTAIARMLARRPELLVLDDVSSALDPATEQLLWSRLLDGSVTVLAVSHRPALLRAAARVVVLKDGRVDAAGTWEEVLAESAEMRRMSSQAD
- the asnB gene encoding asparagine synthase (glutamine-hydrolyzing) — its product is MGFSDLSGGQEAARATADRMLAAVAHRGPDGSNWCHHRGVTFAHCALTFVDPVRGRQPFVSASGATALVLNGEIYNHEELRRELRAAGVRLRTAGDTEVLVELYERQGMKVLERVRGMYAFVLHDARTATTVLARDPMGKKPLYYTPVPGGIAFASELTALLRHPDAPCTPDIRALAGYLTLQAFCAPGSAVTDVHKVRPGSYLEHSGGRLREVEFWRPRLATGAGTPGGREAAARFEELFRAAVARRVMSTESRLGVLLSGGLDSSAVAAVAQQLSPQRPVLTFSAGFEQPDFDESAHARSVARHLGTEHHVVRIGGRELADVVESEYARADEPLADPSLLPTRIVCRTARQHVRGVLTGDGADELLLGYRYFQAERAIEILLRLMPAPRLEALVRTLVRKLPARSGNLPAAAALGLLARGLRAAPEHRFYLSTAPFGPAELPGLLRPDAHAALAGHDPFAEVSRLLDGQPGLTGVQRSQLAVVAHFLRDVILTKTDRGGMRSALELRSPFLDLDLVEYGNALPTALKLRRFTGKYLLRRVAADWLPTDIVRRTKLGFRAPLAALLRNELRPLLLDTLSASALDRGGLFDARAVRLLTDDHLSGRRDTSRKLWALLTYQLWYQALPTHTPSPACLDLTEEPHRAP
- a CDS encoding NAD-dependent epimerase/dehydratase family protein — protein: MSADVHNGVESAGKAVVTGAAGFIGSHLVEALRRSGTNVVGIDRKSSWATGEIPPSAELGSLHAIRADLVSADLSACLENAATVFHLAALPGVRPSWTQFPEYLHCNVLATQRLMDACVRANVPRVVMASSSSVYGGAEGTMSEDDLPRPLSPYGVTKLAAERLALAFAARRDADLSVSALRFFTVYGPGQRPDMFIGRVIRATLESKPIEVYGDGTQIRDFVHVSDIVRALMLAATTADKGSNVLNIGTGRVASMNEVLALTGELTGRTPEARYGPARIGDVRATTADVGRARHRLGFTARTDLRAGLATQIEWVRQSLARTPPHETASSAQMAPTHRS
- a CDS encoding ABC transporter ATP-binding protein, producing the protein MAGSPLRQLSVLFRYLRGERPSVLLLAVLVPLGIGLQLVAPQMLRRFIDHTLSRSPSDLLLAVAAWYLAAALGLLVVTIGCDAVAARLAWRTTNRLRADLVTHCLRRPSRFYQRYPPGELVDRVDGDVTRLAAVMSALVLEVLAQMLLVVGILGALFQLDWRLALVFAPFALGTLLLLRRLVGKAMPFVAARQTASAELLGFLEERLAGAEDLRTNGASAHTLRALETRQADLYRKARRAARVSVRWPATVQGLSTASVVLALAVSVWLHGRGQLSTGTAFACLSYAMLLRRPLLAVTTRFHDLEGAAVSVQRLQELLRQEDDVGRTRSRHLPAGPLGARLDRVSFWYDPGEPVLRDVSFRLRPGERLGIVGRTGSGKSTVVRLLFGLHHPVSGGVSVGGQDVAGLDTRALRSRVALVTQEVQVFHATLRDNLTFFDHRVDDRRVCAALDLAGLTDWWRELPDGLDTVLGTGARGMSAGEEQLLALARVFLRDPAVVLMDEPTARLDPHTERLLMPAMERLLEGRTAVVVQHRPHALRHVDRILVLDAGTVVEHGEQTVLAADPTSRFHELLRAG
- the hemA gene encoding 5-aminolevulinate synthase, with translation MSEYMDFFARLGQETSERKREFLELGRIAGRFPVADTAHHGEISIWCSNDYLGMGQHPDVLAAMKRAVDECGAGSGGSRNIGGTNHYHVALEAELAALHGKEDAVLFTSGYSANEGALSVLAGRIDDCAVFSDQLNHASIIDGLRHSGAEKLIYRHNDCAHLEKLLSGVDPQRPKLVVTESVHSMRGDIAPLAEIADIAKRYGAVTFVDEVHAVGMYGPEGAGIAAQEGLAPAFTVVMGTLAKGFGMTGGYVAGPLVLMDAVRTFARSFIFTTALPPAVAAGALAAVRHLRGSTRERERLTANAALMHGLLRDRGIPFLSDQTHIVSVLVGEDRLCKTMSALLLERHGAYVQAINAPSVPTGEEILRVAPSAVHEAVDVRRFVDWLDGIWTELGASRGDTPVAAP